The segment gactggtgttttacgggtactattgaattagctaacacaacgtgccattggaacacaggagtgatggttgctgatattgggcctctgtatgtctatgtagatattccacaaaAAAATCtgtagtttccagctacaatagtcatttacaacatgaataatgtctacactgtatttctgatccattTGATGTTATTGTATTGAACAAAAaatttgattttctttcaaaaacaaggacattcctaagtgaccccaaacttctgaacggtagtgtatatatatcaaaaacataattccactttgacattatgtggtattgtgtgtgggccagtgacaaaaaaatctaaatgtattctATTTTAAATACAGACtccaacacaacaaaatgtggaagtcgggggggtgtgaatactttctgaagtcactgtagcTAGTATTCAAGGTTTTAATGTCTTGTCTATTATCGGTCTATATTCCTGTTTTACAGCTTTCATGCTCTGGAACCTGGTGTTGTTGTCAGCAAGGAGTGTTTGGACTCAATCGGaaccaggtttcagctgctgtaCAATGCTGATGCTTCCTCCCAGAGATGGTCTTCTTGTACAAACACAAACTGGACTCAGCTTGACAACCATATTTTTTGGAGAGGATCTTTTTTTTGTCATTGTCTGCAACACACAGAAAAACATTCCAAAAGGAACACACCAAAAACATGATATTAGGTCAGATAATGTTTATGACAGCATAAAAGTTAAGGTAGTTGCTAAAATGTACAATCATGAGATGTCTGCTGTACCTTCCACCCGTACGGACTTGGTGACCACCTCAAAATGAGTTGAGACCGTATTCTGAGCGTGGCACATAATCTTCTCTGACTTCACATTTCGCTCGACCGTCATCTCCATCTCACTGCCGTGGACAGTGTGACCATCAATGGTCCAGTGGTAGTCACAAGCGGGAGTGCATTTGGCAGTGCACTGAAACATGGACTTGAAGCCGACTGCAACAGAGTCTGGGCCTATGACGTGGACCTCTGATGGACCA is part of the Salvelinus fontinalis isolate EN_2023a chromosome 39, ASM2944872v1, whole genome shotgun sequence genome and harbors:
- the LOC129838779 gene encoding uncharacterized protein LOC129838779, with product MSIDGQIWHGNELLFTAHQWEESLNLTCTARNDDSGRSSTVTKILQVLAGPTNVSITGPALMTPGAPQSFQCNADCRPSCNYTWKIKGRWLRGQGNEITVTPEELATSVTLNCKAINSVSGFYAMATRTIPVTSGPSEVHVIGPDSVAVGFKSMFQCTAKCTPACDYHWTIDGHTVHGSEMEMTVERNVKSEKIMCHAQNTVSTHFEVVTKSVRVEDNDKKKILSKKYGCQAESSLCLYKKTISGRKHQHCTAAETWFRLSPNTPC